The sequence AGCTAACCTCCAGATTGGGCGCGTAGACTTCAGTGGCCAAAGCTAAGGATTCATTTTGTATCGCACGATAATCGACCGCGATTGGCAAGCGAATATCTGCTACGCCTAAGGGTGAAATCATATCAGGCTTATCGAACAGCCCTGCTCCGGAGTCCCAAAGCTGATGCAGAGAGCGATCACATTTGTTTCTCCGCTTAGCAACGCAAACACCATTACCGCCATAATCGTGAGAACACCCGGCCACTGAACCTGTTAAGTTATGCAGGGGTTGATGGGCGTCCGCAAGAAGGTGCGTCCAAAGCGAAAAGGTAACAGCGCGCTGCGCAATTGATAACTCCATTTGCAACACTGATGCAAGCTGAGGTAGCACGTCGTATAGTTGACCGGGATCCCTCTTCGCGCACGCACCAGAGAAAGCTCTGTGCTTAAGGTTGAAGACCTTGTTAGTAAAATGCCAGTTTGCGGTCTCGTGGGAGGACAACCCCCTCATTGCCGCTGGCACCTCTGCCCCCGCTATTCGATACAATTCACCAAGTGTTTTATCACGCTCACGGTCCGGCCACGCGGCAAAAAAACATAAGGGCTTTTGTGAAAGACAGTATTTAGGGAGAAAACGGCTATCACTACTCACTCTGTCATATAAATAATCAATATGGATGATCGCGTCCTTGCGTGCAGCGGGATCTAGCTGAGACAAAGCACTCGCGAGTATTACTGCATGGCCACTGTAAGACCATGCATACGCTTTACTCGGTAAGATTGAGATCGCCAGCCAGCATACCGAGAACAGCCAAAGCTTGGGGCGCTTCACCTCAACACTAAGTAACCCTGCGTACCTGGACAACCAACGGGTTTTATGTTTAACCGCGAAGCGAATTTTCTGAACCTGATCCATCCGCGCATGCATTGATGCACGCATTTGCATATTCCTGTCCATAAGCCTCCCTGGCCATGAGCATCGCTTTGCTCGCCCTGCGCATT comes from Teredinibacter turnerae and encodes:
- a CDS encoding S1/P1 nuclease, translated to MRASMHARMDQVQKIRFAVKHKTRWLSRYAGLLSVEVKRPKLWLFSVCWLAISILPSKAYAWSYSGHAVILASALSQLDPAARKDAIIHIDYLYDRVSSDSRFLPKYCLSQKPLCFFAAWPDRERDKTLGELYRIAGAEVPAAMRGLSSHETANWHFTNKVFNLKHRAFSGACAKRDPGQLYDVLPQLASVLQMELSIAQRAVTFSLWTHLLADAHQPLHNLTGSVAGCSHDYGGNGVCVAKRRNKCDRSLHQLWDSGAGLFDKPDMISPLGVADIRLPIAVDYRAIQNESLALATEVYAPNLEVSSRDYVATVQRLSRLRAEQAAQRIALLLKELMESGT